One genomic region from Vitis riparia cultivar Riparia Gloire de Montpellier isolate 1030 chromosome 17, EGFV_Vit.rip_1.0, whole genome shotgun sequence encodes:
- the LOC117904177 gene encoding uncharacterized protein LOC117904177, producing the protein MAAAHRRINHMGRIKINEVWLSEEKEVRERVVNAYKYLLIENSDWKADIEKLQLEQISQQEAENLEHPFSEDEIHSALMEMNGDKAPGPNGFTMAFWQSCWVFVKEEVLDLFKEFHEQSAFIKSLNNTFLVLANRLKKVIGKVVSLDQNAFVMGRQILDASLIANEVIDAWQ; encoded by the exons ATGGCGGCTGCTCATCGTAGAATCAATCATATGGGCAGAATTAAGATAAACGAGGTGTGGCTGTCCGAGGAGAAGGAAGTGAGAGAAAGGGTAGTTAATGCTTATAAATATTTACTCATAGAAAATTCGGATTGGAAGGCAGATATAGAAAAATTGCAATTAGAGCAGATTAGTCAACAAGAAGCAGAGAATTTGGAGCACCCTTTCTCTGAGGATGAAATTCATAGTGccctgatggagatgaatggggacaaagccccaggACCGAACGGATTTACTATGGCATTTTGGCAAAGCTGCTGGGTTTTTGTTAAAGAGGAGGTCTTGGATTTGTTTAAGGAGTTCCATGAGCAAAGTGCCTTCATCAAGAGTCTCAACAATACGTTTCTG gtgttggccaaTAGACTCAAGAAAGTGATAGGGAAAGTGGTCTCCCTAGATCAGAATGCATTTGTGATGGGTAGGCAGATCCTTGATGCctctttaattgcaaatgaggtgattgatgCTTGgcaataa